A stretch of DNA from Longimicrobiaceae bacterium:
GGAGCCGTGCGTCTGCCGTGGGGTGCTGCGGTGCATCTGCCGTCCGGTTCGGTGGATTCGGGGCGTGCGGCGGCGGAGGCCCCGCGCCGCACCGGGAGAGCGCAACGGCGGTGCCACGCGGGCGGCGCTCCCCTCCGGCGGCGCGAGGCGATAGATTGGGCGCCGCGGCGTGCTGGCCGGGCGCGCGTCCGCATCCGCACTCCACGAGCGTTCTCACGCACAGATGAGCCCCACCGAGCAGCTCGACCTGATCCGCGACGCGCTGGAAGACTCGGCGCGGGTGAAGCTGGCCATGCGCGACATGGCGCCCGACGTGCTGCGCGTGGCCGGGCGCATCGCCGATGCGTACCGCGCGGGGAACCGGCTGTACGCGTGCGGCAACGGCGGCTCCGCGTGCGACGCCATGCACCTGGTGGAGGAGCTGGTCGCCCGCTACAAGCGCGACCGGCCGGGCCTGGCCGCGCACCACCTGCTGGACGCGCCCACGCTCACCTGCTGGAGCAACGACTACGACTTCCAGACGGCCTTCCGCCGCCAGGTCGAGAGCATGGCGCGCCCCGGCGACGTGCTGGTCGCCATCAGCACCAGCGGCAGCTCGCCCAACGTGGTGATGGCCGTGGAGGCCGCGGCCGAGCGCGGCGCCGTGACGGTGGCGCTCACGGGCCGCGACGGCGGGCGCATGCGCGACCTGTGCGACGAGGCGCTGGTGGTGCCCTCGAACGCCACGGAGCGCATCCAG
This window harbors:
- a CDS encoding SIS domain-containing protein, whose amino-acid sequence is MSPTEQLDLIRDALEDSARVKLAMRDMAPDVLRVAGRIADAYRAGNRLYACGNGGSACDAMHLVEELVARYKRDRPGLAAHHLLDAPTLTCWSNDYDFQTAFRRQVESMARPGDVLVAISTSGSSPNVVMAVEAAAERGAVTVALTGRDGGRMRDLCDEALVVPSNATERIQ